The segment TGGCGCAATGGCATCAAGGGAGCGCAAAGCCGGGACAAATCAAAGCTACTGAAGCGGCATAAACCAAAGACTGAACCAACGAAAGCCCCGTCACCTTCACCGGGGCCCGTCAGAGACAGCGAGGAGACAACAGATGAAATCCGTATTGAACCGTTTTGGCCGTACCCTGGGCGCGATCGCATTGGCTGCCTGCGCCACCAGCGCGCTGGCACAAGGCGGATATCCCAACCGGCCAATCCGCATCATCGTGCCGTGGCCGGCAGGCGGCGGCGTCGATGCCGTCACCCGCACGGTGGCCGAGAAGATGACCGCCAGCCTCGGGCAGCAAGTCGTGGTCGACAACCGCCCCGGGGCGACCGGCAATATCGGCGCCGGCATGGGCGCCAAGGCGGCGCCGGATGGCTACACGCTGCTGGTCGCCAGCGCGCCGATGGCGATCAACGCCAGCCTGCATAAGAACCTGCCCTTCGACATGGGCAAGGACTTCGCGCCGCTGGGGCTGATGGCAAGCTCGCCGTACATGTTGGTGGTCAACCCGTCCGTGGGCGGCTCGGTCAAGGAACTGGTGGCACGGGCCAAGGCGGAGCCCGGCAAGCTCAGCTATGCCTCGCCCGGCCCGGGCACCCAGCAGAACGTGATCAGCGAGGTGTTCAAGGAAACCGCGCATATCAACGTCGTGCACGCGCCGTACAAGGGCGGACCCCAGGCGCTGACCGACATGGTGGGAGGCCATATCCACATGATGTTCCACGGCGTGCCGGCGGTGATGCCGTTCGTCAAGGGCGGCCAGCTCAAGGGCATCGCCGTGGCCAGCAAGCAGCGGCTGCCGTTGTTCCCCGACGTGCCGACCATGGCGGAAGCCGGCTTCCCGGGCATAGAAGCCAGCGAATGGTATGGCCTGGTCGCGCCTGCCGGCACGCCCAGGGAGATCGTTGCGCTGCTGAGCAAGGAAATCGACAAGGCGCTGAATGCGCCAGGTGTGCGCCAGCAGCTTGTCAGCAAGGGCTATGAGCCGGCCAGCCAGAGCTCTCCGGACCAGTTTGCGACGTTCATGGCGGCAGAGCAGAAGAAATGGGCGCTCGCCATCAAGCAGACCGGGTTCCGGCTGGAGTAGCCGGCGCGCGGCGCAACCAGCCTGGACCGTAACGGTTCAGGCTGGCTTGTCGACGTAGTCATCCACCGCACTGCCCACCGTGGGGTGGAAGTTCTTGTCGCCGATCGCTTCCATCAGCTCGAAGCGCTTGAGCTTGTCGCGCACCGGGTCCTTCATCTCGGCAAAATGCAGCGCGATGCCGCGCTCGCGCAGGATGCCGCTCAGTTCACGCAGCATGTCGGCCGAGGTGACGTCGACGCTGGTCACCGGTTCGGCCGCCACCACCACCCTGCGCACGGGTGTCGGCGATTCGTCGATCGCTTCCATCAGCCGCGCCTGGAACAGCTCGGCATTGGCGAAGAACAGCGGCGCATCCCAGCGGAACAGCAGCAGCCCGTCGATGCGCTCGGCATCCGGGTAGCGCTTGGTGTCGTGGTAGCCGCGCAGGCCCTCGACACGGCCGAGCACGGCATAGTGTGGCCGCCAGCCGTCCCACAGGAATTCGATCACTGCAAGGACCACGGCCAGGATGATCCCCGGGATCGCCCCGAACACGGCAACCGCGGCAAAGCAGACCATCGACAGCCAGAACTCCCACTGCTGGATGCGGTAGATGCG is part of the Cupriavidus necator genome and harbors:
- a CDS encoding tripartite tricarboxylate transporter substrate binding protein, whose product is MKSVLNRFGRTLGAIALAACATSALAQGGYPNRPIRIIVPWPAGGGVDAVTRTVAEKMTASLGQQVVVDNRPGATGNIGAGMGAKAAPDGYTLLVASAPMAINASLHKNLPFDMGKDFAPLGLMASSPYMLVVNPSVGGSVKELVARAKAEPGKLSYASPGPGTQQNVISEVFKETAHINVVHAPYKGGPQALTDMVGGHIHMMFHGVPAVMPFVKGGQLKGIAVASKQRLPLFPDVPTMAEAGFPGIEASEWYGLVAPAGTPREIVALLSKEIDKALNAPGVRQQLVSKGYEPASQSSPDQFATFMAAEQKKWALAIKQTGFRLE